The following are from one region of the Homalodisca vitripennis isolate AUS2020 unplaced genomic scaffold, UT_GWSS_2.1 ScUCBcl_12777;HRSCAF=22671, whole genome shotgun sequence genome:
- the LOC124375058 gene encoding uncharacterized protein LOC124375058: MPLNKEEYRMRLARVQRQAALRVASAYRTVSEPAVLVIALVILVKLLAEVRKAIYQRKGEIGKERATSEERTRTYRQWQELWDQETEDVGPARLIPMVQLWVKTATW; this comes from the coding sequence ATGCCATTAAATAAGGAGGAGTATAGGATGCGGCTTGCTCGGGTGCAGCGACAAGCAGCTCTCAGAGTCGCATCAGCATATCGTACAGTttctgagcctgccgtcctggtgattGCTTTAGTCATCCTGGTCAAACTTCTGGCTGAGGTGAGGAAAGCAATATACCAGCgaaaaggcgagatcggcaaggaacGTGCCACATCAGAAGAGCGCACCCGCACCTACCGGCAATGGCAGGAGTTGTGGGATCAAGAGACCGAGGACGTTGGACCAGCACGGCTGATACCGATGGTCCAGCTTTGGGTGAAAACGGCGACATGGTGA